Proteins encoded together in one Bacteroides ovatus window:
- a CDS encoding RagB/SusD family nutrient uptake outer membrane protein has product MKISKLILLTCVWGSIVSCEDLLDPKLTNEWSSETVWTNPDMAQAVLTQVYADLMVVPDHYDDNFLDAATDNALTRNYGSSVYRASMGAFSRSTNPLGNWDNMYDKIQSINLFMEKGVTDDVIYNRVSKETDQAIKTRLLGEAYFLRAWCSFKLLQTYGGRTDEGEALGYTITNHFIGDKESAKPSLFKRDSYKDCVSQIVSDCEEAARRLPVTYTGDDVVVGKSKIGRACGLAANALKARTLLYAASPAYQDKDVIQINGMGNFTVLNEATYQAGWERAALFANEVLKDAGINYTFTAMAAKDLADAGSDTPADFIFRTYMGLVHGMESRHYPPFYLGNAQTIPSHNLAAAFPAKNGYPITDSRSLYDEQDPYLIARDNRFNMNLYYQGKKFGAYNSNIDVSEGGKDSESFHIYASRSGYYLSKFLSTTQKNMLDPIQTLNSRHFNPLLRKTEVWLSYAEAANEAWGPEGKGDDCKYSAYDVLKIIREKSGGITDATYLSEVASEGKDAFRKLIQNERRIEFAFEDHRFWDLRRCLLPLDTTIEGIQVTRTDNGLSYEIKEIEQRPLDALRYYYLPLPNDELLKNPNLKNNMGWNNN; this is encoded by the coding sequence ATGAAAATAAGCAAATTAATACTGTTAACCTGTGTTTGGGGAAGTATTGTTTCTTGTGAAGATCTGCTTGACCCTAAATTGACAAATGAATGGTCCAGTGAGACCGTATGGACTAATCCCGATATGGCACAAGCCGTTTTGACGCAAGTATATGCAGATTTAATGGTTGTTCCGGATCATTATGATGATAATTTCTTAGATGCTGCAACAGACAATGCACTAACCCGAAATTATGGTTCGAGTGTATACCGAGCTAGCATGGGAGCATTCAGCCGATCAACAAATCCACTTGGAAATTGGGACAATATGTATGATAAGATACAAAGCATCAATCTATTCATGGAAAAAGGAGTTACAGATGATGTAATATACAATCGTGTAAGTAAAGAAACTGATCAGGCAATAAAGACTCGTTTACTTGGTGAAGCCTATTTTTTAAGAGCATGGTGCAGCTTCAAATTGTTACAAACTTATGGAGGACGAACAGACGAAGGAGAAGCATTGGGATATACGATCACCAACCATTTCATTGGTGATAAGGAATCTGCGAAGCCGAGCCTGTTTAAACGTGACTCGTATAAAGATTGCGTCAGCCAGATTGTTTCCGACTGTGAAGAAGCTGCCAGACGTTTGCCTGTAACTTACACAGGAGATGATGTAGTTGTCGGAAAATCTAAAATTGGTAGAGCTTGCGGATTAGCGGCAAATGCTCTTAAAGCAAGAACTTTGCTCTATGCAGCAAGTCCGGCTTATCAAGACAAGGATGTAATTCAAATAAATGGCATGGGTAATTTTACTGTATTAAATGAAGCTACTTATCAAGCTGGTTGGGAGCGTGCTGCCCTTTTTGCCAATGAAGTGCTCAAAGACGCAGGGATAAACTATACCTTTACAGCGATGGCTGCTAAAGATTTGGCTGACGCTGGCAGTGATACCCCGGCCGATTTTATTTTCCGCACCTACATGGGACTTGTACATGGTATGGAAAGCCGACACTATCCTCCTTTTTATTTGGGAAATGCACAAACAATTCCTTCCCATAATTTAGCTGCCGCCTTTCCTGCCAAAAATGGTTATCCAATAACAGATTCACGTTCATTATATGACGAGCAAGATCCGTATTTGATAGCTAGAGATAACCGATTCAATATGAATCTATATTATCAAGGAAAAAAATTTGGAGCTTATAACTCAAACATTGATGTATCTGAAGGTGGAAAAGATTCAGAGAGTTTTCACATTTATGCCAGTCGTTCGGGATATTATTTATCTAAGTTCTTGTCTACTACACAAAAAAATATGCTGGATCCGATTCAAACATTGAATTCTCGGCACTTTAACCCATTATTACGTAAAACAGAAGTTTGGCTGAGTTATGCAGAAGCCGCCAATGAAGCATGGGGACCTGAAGGTAAAGGTGACGACTGCAAATATAGTGCTTATGATGTCTTAAAAATCATACGTGAAAAATCAGGTGGTATCACAGATGCTACCTATTTGTCAGAAGTAGCTTCTGAAGGTAAAGACGCATTCCGGAAATTAATCCAAAATGAACGTCGTATAGAATTTGCTTTCGAAGATCACCGTTTTTGGGATTTACGCCGCTGTTTACTTCCCCTAGATACCACTATTGAAGGAATACAAGTGACAAGAACAGATAACGGTCTTTCTTATGAAATAAAAGAAATAGAACAACGTCCGTTGGATGCACTTCGCTATTACTATTTGCCGTTACCTAACGACGAATTATTAAAGAACCCAAACCTCAAAAATAATATGGGGTGGAATAATAACTAA
- a CDS encoding SusC/RagA family TonB-linked outer membrane protein — translation MKRYNKFIFILFVTAILSGIATSLEAQDKPKKKKTALIEVKGLVTDNTGKPLSGVTVLSGEGSIINYTDANGKFALKTKANGTLLIEAFGYKDVVINLAKEQPTVIKLQNEDLYASERDIHERADGGKTYQRDLVGTVSKLSMENVLKYPDLQLSNALQGQAAGLIAISGDGGLGYNTSTLYVRGQHNNGTNTALVIIDGIERPIDDILPEEIESIEVLKDATAKILYGAAATNGVVLVRTKREEAHKRIVRVGVEYGVQPSTRVPKYLDSYNYSKLFNEARINDGMNPYYTDTQLEGYRNSSGVNDVLYPNVDYYNEFLLNQNIYRKGTIEFNGGNEGVKYALVGGYTGGSGLEKVGERSALHRMNARGNLDIKITDFLTVTADVAARVELKNWGAKDGAGIFSTLSSNRPNEYPFIIPNETLSGQFTPNEDGTPFFGASTRIVDNLYADMVYGGDTSERYVNSQTNLGANFDFNKYVKGLTFNAYVTFDNYSYLRQELRNTYPTYAIDTYSDLDGETITRYTQMKKLDLPKTQKIASNNTYRYFGMRADIGYERTLGVHDFSAIGAFRYTKNEMTGMTQDFKDANISLRLNYSYDKRYLAELTLAGMGSNKFDKNDRFFFSPAVGASWIISNESFMKEVKAVNFLKLKASFGVLGYTGNTGFFLYQTGWNNNGNYNFFQDQTDHKVSLARWGNPDLTWEYSQEFNIGIEGLFFNNRLSTELNYFHECRKDIIGVNNAQYAATAGNYTMYENIGQVTNQGIDIAINWKGNIGRDFLYTVGANMTYSKNKLDKWNEIEGVESYRKAIGRPTSTIFGLQALGLFGKDIPLEDHSLQSYGIYQNGDIAYADLNNNGIVDDNDRMSLGQSFPVTTWGINVDLKYKGFGLYMLGTLHTGITQLCTNAYYWNNGLNGYSELALNRYHEVNNPSGTMPRLTTTTESNNFRDSSFWTENGSFFRLKNVELSYTFENKAGRFFANKCKLFVRGTNLLTFSKIKDLDPERLNAGITNYPAYMTVTGGLSVSF, via the coding sequence ATATTATCCGGCATAGCCACTTCGCTAGAAGCACAGGATAAACCTAAAAAGAAAAAAACAGCCCTTATTGAAGTGAAAGGGCTGGTGACAGACAACACAGGTAAACCGCTAAGCGGAGTAACAGTATTGAGCGGTGAAGGTTCTATTATAAACTATACAGATGCAAATGGAAAATTTGCACTCAAAACAAAAGCTAATGGAACCTTATTAATTGAAGCGTTCGGTTATAAAGATGTTGTAATAAACCTCGCAAAAGAACAGCCCACTGTCATCAAATTACAAAATGAAGATCTATATGCTTCAGAAAGGGACATACACGAACGTGCAGACGGTGGAAAAACGTATCAGCGGGACCTGGTAGGTACAGTATCCAAGTTATCTATGGAAAATGTATTAAAATACCCTGATTTACAATTATCCAATGCCTTACAAGGACAGGCTGCCGGGCTAATTGCTATTTCCGGTGATGGCGGCTTGGGCTATAACACATCAACATTATATGTACGCGGACAACACAATAATGGAACAAATACGGCCTTGGTTATTATTGACGGAATAGAACGCCCGATAGATGATATTTTACCGGAAGAAATAGAATCCATCGAAGTTTTAAAAGATGCTACAGCCAAAATCCTGTATGGAGCAGCCGCCACAAACGGAGTGGTTTTGGTACGTACTAAAAGAGAAGAAGCCCATAAACGAATTGTTCGTGTCGGGGTAGAATACGGTGTACAACCCTCTACACGTGTACCTAAATATCTGGATTCCTACAACTATTCAAAATTGTTTAATGAAGCTCGTATAAACGATGGAATGAATCCTTATTATACTGACACACAATTAGAAGGATACAGAAATAGTAGTGGAGTCAATGATGTATTGTATCCAAATGTTGATTATTACAATGAATTCTTATTGAACCAAAATATCTACCGAAAAGGTACAATTGAGTTTAATGGAGGTAATGAAGGTGTGAAATACGCATTAGTTGGTGGATATACTGGTGGTTCCGGATTAGAAAAAGTTGGAGAACGTTCGGCTTTACACCGTATGAATGCACGTGGTAATCTGGATATTAAAATCACCGATTTTCTTACAGTAACAGCAGATGTTGCAGCTCGTGTGGAACTGAAAAACTGGGGAGCAAAAGATGGTGCAGGCATATTCAGTACATTATCTTCTAATCGTCCCAATGAGTACCCTTTCATTATTCCTAATGAAACATTATCGGGACAGTTTACCCCCAATGAAGATGGCACGCCATTCTTCGGAGCCAGCACACGGATAGTAGACAATTTATATGCAGATATGGTTTATGGAGGTGACACTTCCGAAAGGTATGTAAATAGCCAGACAAACCTTGGAGCAAATTTTGACTTCAATAAATACGTTAAGGGATTGACATTTAATGCTTATGTAACTTTTGACAATTATAGTTACTTACGTCAAGAATTAAGGAATACCTATCCAACTTATGCCATTGACACTTATAGTGATTTAGACGGTGAAACTATCACCCGATATACACAGATGAAAAAACTGGATTTGCCCAAAACGCAAAAGATAGCCTCCAATAATACCTACCGCTATTTTGGTATGCGTGCAGATATAGGATATGAACGCACATTAGGAGTGCATGACTTTTCAGCAATTGGCGCATTCCGGTATACAAAGAATGAGATGACAGGAATGACACAAGATTTTAAAGATGCCAACATCTCTCTGCGTTTAAACTATAGTTATGACAAACGCTATCTAGCCGAGCTAACTCTGGCTGGTATGGGGTCCAACAAATTTGATAAAAACGATCGTTTTTTCTTTTCTCCGGCTGTAGGAGCTTCATGGATAATTTCTAACGAAAGTTTCATGAAAGAAGTAAAGGCTGTTAACTTTCTGAAGCTAAAAGCAAGTTTCGGTGTATTAGGCTATACAGGTAATACTGGATTCTTCTTGTATCAAACTGGTTGGAATAATAATGGCAACTATAATTTCTTCCAGGATCAAACAGATCATAAAGTTAGTTTAGCTCGCTGGGGAAATCCTGATTTAACATGGGAATACTCTCAAGAGTTTAATATTGGTATCGAAGGATTATTCTTTAATAATCGCCTAAGCACAGAACTCAATTATTTCCATGAATGTAGAAAAGATATCATCGGAGTGAATAACGCCCAATATGCCGCTACAGCAGGGAATTATACCATGTATGAAAATATCGGCCAAGTGACTAATCAAGGTATAGATATTGCAATCAACTGGAAAGGGAATATCGGACGGGACTTTTTATACACAGTCGGAGCCAATATGACTTATTCAAAAAATAAATTAGATAAATGGAATGAAATAGAAGGAGTGGAAAGCTATCGTAAAGCCATTGGACGGCCTACTAGTACTATTTTTGGCTTACAAGCACTAGGATTATTTGGAAAAGACATTCCATTAGAAGATCACTCATTACAATCATACGGTATATATCAAAACGGCGATATTGCATACGCTGACTTAAACAACAATGGGATTGTAGATGATAATGACCGTATGAGCCTAGGGCAAAGTTTTCCTGTAACCACTTGGGGAATCAATGTAGACCTCAAATACAAAGGGTTTGGACTTTATATGTTAGGAACTCTTCATACAGGTATTACTCAATTATGTACAAACGCTTATTATTGGAATAATGGTCTGAATGGATACTCTGAATTAGCATTAAATCGCTACCATGAGGTTAATAATCCTTCAGGTACAATGCCCCGATTAACAACAACGACAGAAAGCAATAACTTTCGTGATTCCAGTTTCTGGACAGAGAATGGCTCATTTTTCCGTTTGAAAAATGTAGAACTTAGTTATACATTTGAAAATAAGGCAGGTAGATTCTTTGCAAACAAATGTAAACTATTCGTACGTGGTACAAATTTGCTTACCTTCTCTAAAATAAAGGATCTGGACCCGGAAAGATTAAATGCCGGAATCACAAATTATCCGGCCTATATGACTGTAACCGGCGGTTTATCCGTCTCTTTCTAA